In Paenibacillus ihbetae, the following are encoded in one genomic region:
- a CDS encoding UvrD-helicase domain-containing protein, giving the protein MTTSTVSIPFYKRPFGTNRLDVPLAKLASLENSRDLVAHDAPDAAFFRGLESQGLYLNRAQIQAVRHTQGPLLTLAGAGSGKTSVLVSRTGYLIACRRADPSSILLVTFSSKAAAEMKERIMALPGLRAGEAAKVTARTFHSFFLYLLRTRGYRQEILGNARHQQFIIKRILREMGLQDRYEAETLLSLWSAYRMNMTGMNELPGSTPAEVEQREIFARYEEWKVAHDQMDFDDILVLSHRLLTTEPALLASLQRRYRYVMVDEFQDTGLLPYELLKLIVAPHRNLMVVGDDDQTIYGFNGARNEFILEFDQTYPDAKIITLDINYRSLSSIVGLGNEIIRVNQRRRPKLLRSTRKSGSVPLYLRPGDPDQEAELLLNHITEEVRERGRSYRDYAVLYRTASNSRAIFEQLVMRDIPFIHYENGELFYEQWVVKPVMDHLRLSLDRRNFHAMEGVLHTLYVNRDKGMAFIREKDAPRPKKGPLAHLLSYPGLKDFQVEQIRERSKLIKGLQAMEPVSAIQEIRRRFYDKFLEADERQELTLHKELIQEGLDELEASAKRFKEVSEFVGFVDRLIDIHREMAAMKRDEEADAIRLMTIHKSKGLEFPSVCLIGASEGILPHSSSLLAEHLDDHHPLSDKEDKALDALEEERRLAYVAITRARDELIISSPAYYRGRKTDVSRFFRDVFLTEEQREQARGKASEAAAPRRTRGIGLETARRPVASGRPGSSRTAGGASSAGASRERKPITVTVPVTGSPERREPKPPVEMETVNVWLCTGAGCKGWQRIQPAGQAPVRGSRGSEGKACPLCQAPMKQGRKEVPVQKRARRS; this is encoded by the coding sequence ATGACAACCTCAACCGTTAGCATACCTTTTTATAAACGCCCGTTCGGCACGAACCGCTTGGATGTTCCCTTGGCAAAGCTGGCCTCCTTGGAAAACAGCCGGGATCTGGTGGCCCACGATGCGCCGGACGCGGCTTTTTTTCGCGGATTGGAATCGCAGGGCCTGTATTTAAACCGCGCCCAAATCCAAGCCGTACGGCATACGCAGGGCCCGCTGCTTACCCTTGCCGGAGCAGGCTCCGGCAAGACGTCCGTGCTGGTCAGCCGCACCGGCTACCTGATCGCCTGCCGCAGGGCCGACCCGTCCTCCATCCTGCTCGTTACGTTCTCATCCAAGGCCGCGGCCGAGATGAAGGAGCGCATCATGGCCCTTCCCGGGCTCAGAGCCGGAGAAGCGGCCAAAGTGACGGCAAGAACGTTCCACTCCTTTTTCCTGTACCTGCTCCGAACGCGAGGATATCGTCAGGAAATTTTGGGAAACGCCAGGCATCAGCAATTCATCATCAAGCGCATACTCCGGGAAATGGGACTGCAGGACCGCTACGAGGCAGAAACGCTGCTCTCGCTATGGTCCGCTTACCGGATGAACATGACCGGAATGAATGAGCTGCCCGGCAGCACGCCGGCGGAAGTGGAGCAGCGGGAAATCTTCGCCCGTTACGAGGAGTGGAAGGTGGCGCACGACCAGATGGATTTTGACGATATCCTGGTACTGTCGCATCGCCTGCTTACAACCGAGCCGGCATTGCTGGCATCGCTGCAAAGACGCTACCGGTATGTCATGGTCGATGAATTTCAAGACACCGGGCTGCTCCCGTACGAGCTTCTGAAGCTAATCGTCGCCCCGCATCGCAACCTCATGGTGGTCGGCGATGATGATCAGACAATCTACGGCTTCAACGGTGCCCGAAACGAATTTATTCTCGAATTCGACCAAACGTACCCCGATGCCAAAATCATCACCCTGGACATCAATTACCGCTCCCTCTCCTCGATCGTCGGGCTCGGCAACGAAATTATCCGGGTCAACCAGCGGCGCCGTCCCAAGCTGCTGCGATCCACCCGCAAGAGCGGCAGCGTGCCGCTGTACTTGCGACCCGGCGACCCTGATCAGGAAGCAGAGCTGCTGCTGAACCATATTACGGAAGAGGTCCGGGAGCGCGGCAGGTCCTATCGGGACTATGCGGTCTTATATCGGACCGCCAGCAACAGCAGAGCCATTTTCGAACAGCTTGTGATGCGGGATATTCCGTTCATTCATTATGAAAATGGCGAGCTGTTCTACGAGCAATGGGTCGTGAAGCCGGTAATGGACCATCTGCGCCTGTCGCTGGACCGCCGCAATTTTCATGCTATGGAGGGAGTGCTCCATACCTTGTATGTGAACCGGGACAAAGGCATGGCCTTTATCCGGGAGAAGGATGCGCCCCGTCCCAAAAAGGGACCTCTTGCCCACCTGCTGAGCTATCCCGGCCTGAAAGACTTTCAGGTCGAGCAAATCCGGGAACGCTCCAAGCTGATTAAAGGGCTGCAGGCCATGGAGCCGGTATCGGCCATTCAAGAGATCCGGCGGCGCTTCTATGACAAGTTCCTGGAGGCGGATGAGCGGCAGGAGCTGACGCTGCATAAGGAGCTGATTCAGGAAGGGCTTGATGAGCTGGAGGCCTCAGCCAAGCGGTTCAAAGAGGTTTCCGAGTTCGTCGGATTCGTGGACCGTCTCATTGACATCCATCGGGAGATGGCGGCAATGAAGCGGGACGAGGAAGCGGATGCGATCCGGCTGATGACGATTCATAAATCGAAGGGGCTTGAATTCCCTTCGGTTTGCCTGATCGGGGCAAGCGAAGGCATTCTGCCCCATTCCTCTTCGCTCCTCGCCGAGCATTTGGACGATCACCACCCGTTGTCGGACAAGGAAGACAAAGCATTGGATGCGCTGGAGGAGGAGCGCCGGCTGGCATACGTTGCGATCACCAGAGCCCGGGATGAGCTCATCATAAGCTCGCCGGCTTACTATCGCGGGCGTAAAACCGACGTGTCCCGCTTCTTCCGGGACGTCTTCCTTACCGAGGAGCAGCGCGAACAAGCGCGCGGAAAAGCCTCGGAAGCGGCCGCCCCCCGGAGAACCCGCGGGATCGGCTTAGAGACAGCCCGCAGGCCGGTCGCTTCGGGACGGCCCGGGTCATCGCGAACGGCTGGCGGCGCCAGCTCCGCCGGAGCATCACGGGAGCGGAAGCCGATTACGGTAACCGTTCCCGTCACGGGTAGCCCTGAGCGCCGAGAGCCCAAGCCGCCCGTTGAAATGGAAACCGTCAACGTATGGCTGTGCACGGGAGCGGGCTGCAAGGGCTGGCAGCGGATCCAGCCTGCCGGGCAAGCTCCTGTCCGCGGCTCCCGGGGTTCTGAGGGCAAGGCGTGCCCGCTATGCCAAGCGCCGATGAAGCAGGGCCGCAAGGAGGTGCCTGTCCAGAAGCGGGCGCGACGGTCGTAA
- a CDS encoding substrate-binding domain-containing protein produces MTKPKITMQDIADRLNISKNSVSQALSGKAGVSEETRKLIFRTADELGYVYTGNRKRSADQAEQAGGTGSIALVATDFAFSMRGFFGEIYLTIEKEVQKRGKSLQIQSISQQMMDEETLPAFIEQREVDGILILSHLSTDYMNKLVDTGIPTVLIDHHHPDVHADAILTNNRFSAYRAVKYLCELGHSRMGFIGNTSFSPSYYERLEGFHLAHHELGLAVNPEWVVSDALEDPEFMEKRIRAMGEQPTAWFCVNDGLGFIVNSTVQNMGYQVPADISIVSFDNGQLSRLATPKTTTMAVDLALFGQTAIRQLFWRMEQPEAPYMELLLPTTLIERDSTSAPRP; encoded by the coding sequence TTGACGAAGCCAAAAATTACGATGCAGGATATCGCAGACCGGTTGAACATCTCGAAGAATTCGGTTTCCCAGGCCCTGTCCGGCAAGGCGGGCGTAAGCGAGGAAACGCGCAAGCTGATTTTCCGGACGGCGGATGAGCTGGGTTACGTATACACGGGGAACCGGAAGCGGAGCGCCGATCAGGCGGAACAGGCGGGAGGAACCGGCAGCATTGCGCTTGTTGCGACGGACTTTGCCTTTTCCATGAGAGGTTTCTTCGGGGAAATCTACTTGACGATCGAGAAGGAGGTGCAGAAGAGGGGCAAAAGCTTGCAGATTCAATCGATATCCCAGCAAATGATGGACGAGGAGACGCTGCCGGCCTTCATTGAACAGCGGGAAGTCGACGGGATCCTCATCCTCTCCCACTTGAGCACCGACTATATGAATAAGCTGGTGGACACCGGCATTCCTACGGTGCTGATCGATCATCATCATCCCGACGTGCATGCGGACGCCATTTTGACCAACAACCGCTTCAGTGCATACCGGGCCGTGAAGTACCTGTGTGAGCTGGGGCATTCCCGAATGGGCTTTATCGGGAACACCTCCTTTTCGCCGAGTTATTACGAGCGGCTGGAGGGCTTTCATCTTGCCCACCATGAGCTGGGGCTGGCCGTGAACCCGGAATGGGTCGTTTCGGACGCACTGGAGGACCCGGAGTTCATGGAGAAGCGAATCCGGGCGATGGGGGAACAGCCGACCGCTTGGTTCTGCGTCAATGACGGTCTCGGCTTCATCGTGAATTCGACCGTTCAGAACATGGGGTATCAGGTTCCGGCGGATATATCCATCGTCAGCTTCGATAACGGGCAGCTGTCCAGGCTCGCTACGCCGAAGACGACCACAATGGCCGTCGATCTAGCGCTGTTCGGCCAGACCGCGATCCGGCAGCTGTTCTGGCGGATGGAGCAGCCGGAAGCCCCGTACATGGAGCTTCTGCTTCCTACGACGCTGATTGAGCGCGATTCCACGTCGGCGCCCCGTCCGTAA